A single Vespula vulgaris chromosome 3, iyVesVulg1.1, whole genome shotgun sequence DNA region contains:
- the LOC127062096 gene encoding fibroin heavy chain-like isoform X8 — translation MKVIAFSLLYIVASTTAFSINSSFKTSAALKGGSIISKIPSPGIIGAIGVSQSGGAAAGLSSNAGSSAGAGAAAGAGVGAGAGAGSNAGSGLGAGSNAGAGSNAGSGAGAGPNAGSGAAAGSNAGSNVGSSIAAGIAAGAAAAAGAGSNAGAGPNAGSNAGAGPNAGSNLGSSIAAGIAAGAAAGAGSNAGSNAGAGSNAGSNAGAGPNAGSNAGAGPNAGSAAGAGSNAGSDAGADPNAGSSVGSGIAAGESAGAAAGAGAGPNAGSAVGAGESAGAAAGAGAGPNAGSAVGAGESAGAAAGAGAGPNAGSAVGAGESAAAGAGSNAGSGVGEEGAEEPSSEQPTEAPSSSEQSSEAPSSSEQPCEEPSSSEQPSEAPSSSEQPSEAPSSSEQPCEEPSSSEQPSEAPSSSEQPSEAPSSSEQPSSASPSGSGVGAGVGAGVGAGVGAGAGSGAGAGAGAGAGVGAGVGSGAGAGAGAGAGVGAGAGPGAGAGAGAGAGVGAGVGSEEPSSEQPTEAPSSSEQPTEAPSSSEQPSEAPSSSEQPCEEPSSSEQPSEAPSSSEQPSEAPSSSEQPCEDPSSSEQPSEAPSSSEQPSSASPSGSGVGAGVGAGVGAGVGAGAGSGAGAGVGAGVGAGAGSGAGAGAGAGAGVGAGVGLGAGAGAGAGAGAGAGVGAGVGVGVGAGVGAGAGAGAGAGAGLHVGVGAGLGAGVGAGLGVGVGAGVGGKVGAGVGAGLGGKVAAGISNLAARINGGAGGRIRVF, via the exons ATGAAGGTAATAGCGTTCTCTCTACTGTACATTGTGGCTTCTACCACAGCCTTTTCG ataaattcttcttttaaaacgAGTGCAGCATTAAAAGGAGGTTCTATCATAAGCAAGATTCCAAGTCCAGGAATAATTGGAGCTATTGGAGTATCACAATCAGGAG GCGCAGCGGCAGGGCTAAGTTCTAATGCAGGATCAAGTGCAGGAGCAGGCGCAGCAGCAGGTGCAGGTGTAGGTGCAGGTGCAGGTGCAGGATCTAATGCAGGATCAGGTCTAGGAGCAGGTTCTAATGCAGGAGCAGGTTCTAATGCAGGATCAGGTGCAGGAGCAGGTCCTAATGCAGGATCAGGTGCAGCAGCAGGTTCTAATGCAGGATCAAATGTAGGATCAAGCATAGCAGCAGGCATAGCAGCAGGCGCAGCCGCAGCCGCAGGAGCAGGTTCTAATGCAGGAGCAGGTCCTAATGCAGGATCAAATGCAGGAGCAGGTCCTAATGCAGGATCAAATTTAGGATCAAGCATAGCAGCAGGCATAGCAGCAGGCGCAGCCGCAGGAGCAGGTTCTAATGCAGGATCAAATGCAGGAGCAGGTTCTAATGCAGGATCAAATGCAGGAGCAGGTCCTAATGCAGGATCAAATGCAGGAGCAGGTCCTAATGCAGGATCAGCCGCAGGAGCAGGTTCTAATGCAGGATCAGATGCAGGAGCAGATCCTAATGCAGGATCAAGTGTAGGATCAGGTATAGCAGCAGGTGAATCAGCAGGCGCAGCCGCAGGTGCAGGAGCAGGTCCTAATGCAGGATCAGCTGTAGGAGCAGGTGAATCAGCAGGCGCAGCCGCAGGTGCAGGAGCAGGTCCTAATGCAGGATCAGCTGTAGGAGCAGGTGAATCAGCAGGCGCAGCCGCAGGTGCAGGAGCAGGTCCTAATGCAGGATCAGCTGTAGGAGCAGGTGAATCAGCAGCCGCAGGTGCAGGTTCTAATGCAGGATCAGGTGTAGGAGAAGAAGGCGCAGAAGAACCTAGCTCTGAACAACCGACCGAAGCACCTAGCAGTTCTGAACAATCCAGTGAAGCACCTAGCAGCTCTGAACAACCATGTGAAGAACCTAGCAGCTCTGAACAACCAAGCGAAGCACCTAGCAGTTCTGAACAACCAAGTGAAGCACCTAGCAGCTCTGAACAACCATGTGAAGAACCTAGCAGCTCTGAACAACCAAGCGAAGCACCTAGCAGTTCTGAACAACCAAGTGAAGCACCTAGCAGCTCTGAACAACCGAGCTCTGCCTCACCAAGTGGATCGGGTGTCGGTGCAGGAGTAGGTGCAGGAGTAGGTGCAGGAGTAGGTGCAGGAGCAGGCTCAGGAGCAGGCGCAGGAGCAGGCGCAGGCGCAGGAGTAGGTGCAGGAGTAGGTTCAGGAGCAGGTGCAGGAGCAGGTGCAGGCGCAGGAGTAGGTGCAGGAGCAGGTCCAGGAGCAGGCGCAGGAGCAGGCGCAGGCGCAGGAGTAGGTGCAGGAGTAGGTTCAGAAGAACCTAGCTCTGAACAACCGACCGAAGCACCTAGCAGTTCTGAACAACCGACCGAAGCACCTAGCAGTTCTGAACAACCAAGTGAAGCACCTAGCAGCTCTGAACAACCATGTGAAGAACCTAGCAGCTCTGAACAACCAAGCGAAGCACCTAGCAGTTCTGAACAACCAAGTGAAGCACCTAGCAGCTCTGAACAACCATGTGAAGATCCTAGCAGCTCTGAACAACCAAGTGAAGCACCTAGCAGCTCTGAACAACCGAGCTCTGCCTCACCAAGTGGGTCGGGTGTCGGTGCAGGAGTAGGTGCAGGAGTAGGTGCAGGAGTAGGTGCAGGAGCAGGCTCAGGAGCAG GTGCAGGAGTAGGTGCAGGAGTAGGTGCAGGAGCAGGCTCAGGAGCAGGCGCAGGAGCAGGCGCAGGCGCAGGAGTAGGTGCAGGAGTAGGTTTAGGAGCAGGTGCAGGAGCAGGCGCAGGAGCAGGCGCAGGCGCAGGAGTAGGTGCAGGAGTAGGTGTAGGAGTAGGTGCAGGAGTAGGTGCAGGAGCAGGCGCAGGAGCAG GCGCAGGCGCAGGATTACATGTAGGAGTAGGTGCAGGATTAGGTGCAGGAGTAGGTGCAGGATTAGGTGTAGGAGTCGGCGCAGGAGTAGGTGGAAAAGTAGGTGCAGGAGTAGGCGCAGGATTAGGTGGAAAAGTGGCTGCAGGAATATCAAATCTAGCTGCAAGAATAAATGGAGGAGCAGGAGGTCGTATAAGAGTATTTTAA
- the LOC127062096 gene encoding fibroin heavy chain-like isoform X6, whose protein sequence is MKVIAFSLLYIVASTTAFSINSSFKTSAALKGGSIISKIPSPGIIGAIGVSQSGGAAAGLSSNAGSSAGAGAAAGAGVGAGAGAGSNAGSGLGAGSNAGAGSNAGSGAGAGPNAGSGAAAGSNAGSNVGSSIAAGIAAGAAAAAGAGSNAGAGPNAGSNAGAGPNAGSNLGSSIAAGIAAGAAAGAGSNAGSNAGAGSNAGSNAGAGPNAGSNAGAGPNAGSAAGAGSNAGSDAGADPNAGSSVGSGIAAGESAGAAAGAGAGPNAGSAVGAGESAGAAAGAGAGPNAGSAVGAGESAGAAAGAGAGPNAGSAVGAGESAAAGAGSNAGSGVGEEGAEEPSSEQPTEAPSSSEQSSEAPSSSEQPCEEPSSSEQPSEAPSSSEQPSEAPSSSEQPCEEPSSSEQPSEAPSSSEQPSEAPSSSEQPSSASPSGSGVGAGVGAGVGAGVGAGAGSGAGAGAGAGAGVGAGVGSGAGAGAGAGAGVGAGAGPGAGAGAGAGAGVGAGVGSEEPSSEQPTEAPSSSEQPTEAPSSSEQPSEAPSSSEQPCEEPSSSEQPSEAPSSSEQPSEAPSSSEQPCEDPSSSEQPSEAPSSSEQPSSASPSGSGVGAGVGAGVGAGVGAGAGSGAGAGVGAGVGAGAGSGAGAGAGAGAGVGAGVGAGVGVGVGAGVGAGAGAGAGAGLHVGVGAGAGAGAGAGAGAGAGAGLHVGVGAGLGAGVGAGLGVGVGAGVGGKVGAGVGAGLGGKVAAGISNLAARINGGAGGRIRVF, encoded by the exons ATGAAGGTAATAGCGTTCTCTCTACTGTACATTGTGGCTTCTACCACAGCCTTTTCG ataaattcttcttttaaaacgAGTGCAGCATTAAAAGGAGGTTCTATCATAAGCAAGATTCCAAGTCCAGGAATAATTGGAGCTATTGGAGTATCACAATCAGGAG GCGCAGCGGCAGGGCTAAGTTCTAATGCAGGATCAAGTGCAGGAGCAGGCGCAGCAGCAGGTGCAGGTGTAGGTGCAGGTGCAGGTGCAGGATCTAATGCAGGATCAGGTCTAGGAGCAGGTTCTAATGCAGGAGCAGGTTCTAATGCAGGATCAGGTGCAGGAGCAGGTCCTAATGCAGGATCAGGTGCAGCAGCAGGTTCTAATGCAGGATCAAATGTAGGATCAAGCATAGCAGCAGGCATAGCAGCAGGCGCAGCCGCAGCCGCAGGAGCAGGTTCTAATGCAGGAGCAGGTCCTAATGCAGGATCAAATGCAGGAGCAGGTCCTAATGCAGGATCAAATTTAGGATCAAGCATAGCAGCAGGCATAGCAGCAGGCGCAGCCGCAGGAGCAGGTTCTAATGCAGGATCAAATGCAGGAGCAGGTTCTAATGCAGGATCAAATGCAGGAGCAGGTCCTAATGCAGGATCAAATGCAGGAGCAGGTCCTAATGCAGGATCAGCCGCAGGAGCAGGTTCTAATGCAGGATCAGATGCAGGAGCAGATCCTAATGCAGGATCAAGTGTAGGATCAGGTATAGCAGCAGGTGAATCAGCAGGCGCAGCCGCAGGTGCAGGAGCAGGTCCTAATGCAGGATCAGCTGTAGGAGCAGGTGAATCAGCAGGCGCAGCCGCAGGTGCAGGAGCAGGTCCTAATGCAGGATCAGCTGTAGGAGCAGGTGAATCAGCAGGCGCAGCCGCAGGTGCAGGAGCAGGTCCTAATGCAGGATCAGCTGTAGGAGCAGGTGAATCAGCAGCCGCAGGTGCAGGTTCTAATGCAGGATCAGGTGTAGGAGAAGAAGGCGCAGAAGAACCTAGCTCTGAACAACCGACCGAAGCACCTAGCAGTTCTGAACAATCCAGTGAAGCACCTAGCAGCTCTGAACAACCATGTGAAGAACCTAGCAGCTCTGAACAACCAAGCGAAGCACCTAGCAGTTCTGAACAACCAAGTGAAGCACCTAGCAGCTCTGAACAACCATGTGAAGAACCTAGCAGCTCTGAACAACCAAGCGAAGCACCTAGCAGTTCTGAACAACCAAGTGAAGCACCTAGCAGCTCTGAACAACCGAGCTCTGCCTCACCAAGTGGATCGGGTGTCGGTGCAGGAGTAGGTGCAGGAGTAGGTGCAGGAGTAGGTGCAGGAGCAGGCTCAGGAGCAGGCGCAGGAGCAGGCGCAGGCGCAGGAGTAGGTGCAGGAGTAGGTTCAGGAGCAGGTGCAGGAGCAGGTGCAGGCGCAGGAGTAGGTGCAGGAGCAGGTCCAGGAGCAGGCGCAGGAGCAGGCGCAGGCGCAGGAGTAGGTGCAGGAGTAGGTTCAGAAGAACCTAGCTCTGAACAACCGACCGAAGCACCTAGCAGTTCTGAACAACCGACCGAAGCACCTAGCAGTTCTGAACAACCAAGTGAAGCACCTAGCAGCTCTGAACAACCATGTGAAGAACCTAGCAGCTCTGAACAACCAAGCGAAGCACCTAGCAGTTCTGAACAACCAAGTGAAGCACCTAGCAGCTCTGAACAACCATGTGAAGATCCTAGCAGCTCTGAACAACCAAGTGAAGCACCTAGCAGCTCTGAACAACCGAGCTCTGCCTCACCAAGTGGGTCGGGTGTCGGTGCAGGAGTAGGTGCAGGAGTAGGTGCAGGAGTAGGTGCAGGAGCAGGCTCAGGAGCAG GTGCAGGAGTAGGTGCAGGAGTAGGTGCAGGAGCAGGCTCAGGAGCAGGCGCAGGAGCAGGCGCAGGCGCAGGAGTAGGTGCAGGAGTAG GTGCAGGAGTAGGTGTAGGAGTAGGTGCAGGAGTAGGTGCAGGAGCAGGCGCAGGAGCAGGCGCAGGATTACATGTAGGAGTAGGTGCAGGAGCAGGTGCAGGAGCAGGCGCAGGCGCAGGCGCAGGCGCAGGCGCAGGATTACATGTAGGAGTAGGTGCAGGATTAGGTGCAGGAGTAGGTGCAGGATTAGGTGTAGGAGTCGGCGCAGGAGTAGGTGGAAAAGTAGGTGCAGGAGTAGGCGCAGGATTAGGTGGAAAAGTGGCTGCAGGAATATCAAATCTAGCTGCAAGAATAAATGGAGGAGCAGGAGGTCGTATAAGAGTATTTTAA
- the LOC127062096 gene encoding fibroin heavy chain-like isoform X7, with protein sequence MKVIAFSLLYIVASTTAFSINSSFKTSAALKGGSIISKIPSPGIIGAIGVSQSGGAAAGLSSNAGSSAGAGAAAGAGVGAGAGAGSNAGSGLGAGSNAGAGSNAGSGAGAGPNAGSGAAAGSNAGSNVGSSIAAGIAAGAAAAAGAGSNAGAGPNAGSNAGAGPNAGSNLGSSIAAGIAAGAAAGAGSNAGSNAGAGSNAGSNAGAGPNAGSNAGAGPNAGSAAGAGSNAGSDAGADPNAGSSVGSGIAAGESAGAAAGAGAGPNAGSAVGAGESAGAAAGAGAGPNAGSAVGAGESAGAAAGAGAGPNAGSAVGAGESAAAGAGSNAGSGVGEEGAEEPSSEQPTEAPSSSEQSSEAPSSSEQPCEEPSSSEQPSEAPSSSEQPSEAPSSSEQPCEEPSSSEQPSEAPSSSEQPSEAPSSSEQPSSASPSGSGVGAGVGAGVGAGVGAGAGSGAGAGAGAGAGVGAGVGSGAGAGAGAGAGVGAGAGPGAGAGAGAGAGVGAGVGSEEPSSEQPTEAPSSSEQPTEAPSSSEQPSEAPSSSEQPCEEPSSSEQPSEAPSSSEQPSEAPSSSEQPCEDPSSSEQPSEAPSSSEQPSSASPSGSGVGAGVGAGVGAGVGAGAGSGAGAGVGAGVGAGAGSGAGAGAGAGAGVGVGAGVGVGVGAGVGAGAGAGAGAGLHVGVGAGAGAGAGAGAGAGAGAGLHVGVGAGLGAGVGAGLGVGVGAGVGGKVGAGVGAGLGGKVAAGISNLAARINGGAGGRIRVF encoded by the exons ATGAAGGTAATAGCGTTCTCTCTACTGTACATTGTGGCTTCTACCACAGCCTTTTCG ataaattcttcttttaaaacgAGTGCAGCATTAAAAGGAGGTTCTATCATAAGCAAGATTCCAAGTCCAGGAATAATTGGAGCTATTGGAGTATCACAATCAGGAG GCGCAGCGGCAGGGCTAAGTTCTAATGCAGGATCAAGTGCAGGAGCAGGCGCAGCAGCAGGTGCAGGTGTAGGTGCAGGTGCAGGTGCAGGATCTAATGCAGGATCAGGTCTAGGAGCAGGTTCTAATGCAGGAGCAGGTTCTAATGCAGGATCAGGTGCAGGAGCAGGTCCTAATGCAGGATCAGGTGCAGCAGCAGGTTCTAATGCAGGATCAAATGTAGGATCAAGCATAGCAGCAGGCATAGCAGCAGGCGCAGCCGCAGCCGCAGGAGCAGGTTCTAATGCAGGAGCAGGTCCTAATGCAGGATCAAATGCAGGAGCAGGTCCTAATGCAGGATCAAATTTAGGATCAAGCATAGCAGCAGGCATAGCAGCAGGCGCAGCCGCAGGAGCAGGTTCTAATGCAGGATCAAATGCAGGAGCAGGTTCTAATGCAGGATCAAATGCAGGAGCAGGTCCTAATGCAGGATCAAATGCAGGAGCAGGTCCTAATGCAGGATCAGCCGCAGGAGCAGGTTCTAATGCAGGATCAGATGCAGGAGCAGATCCTAATGCAGGATCAAGTGTAGGATCAGGTATAGCAGCAGGTGAATCAGCAGGCGCAGCCGCAGGTGCAGGAGCAGGTCCTAATGCAGGATCAGCTGTAGGAGCAGGTGAATCAGCAGGCGCAGCCGCAGGTGCAGGAGCAGGTCCTAATGCAGGATCAGCTGTAGGAGCAGGTGAATCAGCAGGCGCAGCCGCAGGTGCAGGAGCAGGTCCTAATGCAGGATCAGCTGTAGGAGCAGGTGAATCAGCAGCCGCAGGTGCAGGTTCTAATGCAGGATCAGGTGTAGGAGAAGAAGGCGCAGAAGAACCTAGCTCTGAACAACCGACCGAAGCACCTAGCAGTTCTGAACAATCCAGTGAAGCACCTAGCAGCTCTGAACAACCATGTGAAGAACCTAGCAGCTCTGAACAACCAAGCGAAGCACCTAGCAGTTCTGAACAACCAAGTGAAGCACCTAGCAGCTCTGAACAACCATGTGAAGAACCTAGCAGCTCTGAACAACCAAGCGAAGCACCTAGCAGTTCTGAACAACCAAGTGAAGCACCTAGCAGCTCTGAACAACCGAGCTCTGCCTCACCAAGTGGATCGGGTGTCGGTGCAGGAGTAGGTGCAGGAGTAGGTGCAGGAGTAGGTGCAGGAGCAGGCTCAGGAGCAGGCGCAGGAGCAGGCGCAGGCGCAGGAGTAGGTGCAGGAGTAGGTTCAGGAGCAGGTGCAGGAGCAGGTGCAGGCGCAGGAGTAGGTGCAGGAGCAGGTCCAGGAGCAGGCGCAGGAGCAGGCGCAGGCGCAGGAGTAGGTGCAGGAGTAGGTTCAGAAGAACCTAGCTCTGAACAACCGACCGAAGCACCTAGCAGTTCTGAACAACCGACCGAAGCACCTAGCAGTTCTGAACAACCAAGTGAAGCACCTAGCAGCTCTGAACAACCATGTGAAGAACCTAGCAGCTCTGAACAACCAAGCGAAGCACCTAGCAGTTCTGAACAACCAAGTGAAGCACCTAGCAGCTCTGAACAACCATGTGAAGATCCTAGCAGCTCTGAACAACCAAGTGAAGCACCTAGCAGCTCTGAACAACCGAGCTCTGCCTCACCAAGTGGGTCGGGTGTCGGTGCAGGAGTAGGTGCAGGAGTAGGTGCAGGAGTAGGTGCAGGAGCAGGCTCAGGAGCAG GTGCAGGAGTAGGTGCAGGAGTAGGTGCAGGAGCAGGCTCAGGAGCAGGCGCAGGAGCAGGCGCAGGCGCAGGAGTAG GAGTAGGTGCAGGAGTAGGTGTAGGAGTAGGTGCAGGAGTAGGTGCAGGAGCAGGCGCAGGAGCAGGCGCAGGATTACATGTAGGAGTAGGTGCAGGAGCAGGTGCAGGAGCAGGCGCAGGCGCAGGCGCAGGCGCAGGCGCAGGATTACATGTAGGAGTAGGTGCAGGATTAGGTGCAGGAGTAGGTGCAGGATTAGGTGTAGGAGTCGGCGCAGGAGTAGGTGGAAAAGTAGGTGCAGGAGTAGGCGCAGGATTAGGTGGAAAAGTGGCTGCAGGAATATCAAATCTAGCTGCAAGAATAAATGGAGGAGCAGGAGGTCGTATAAGAGTATTTTAA
- the LOC127062096 gene encoding fibroin heavy chain-like isoform X49 codes for MKVIAFSLLYIVASTTAFSINSSFKTSAALKGGSIISKIPSPGIIGAIGVSQSGGAAAGLSSNAGSSAGAGAAAGAGVGAGAGAGSNAGSGLGAGSNAGAGSNAGSGAGAGPNAGSGAAAGSNAGSNVGSSIAAGIAAGAAAAAGAGSNAGAGPNAGSNAGAGPNAGSNLGSSIAAGIAAGAAAGAGSNAGSNAGAGSNAGSNAGAGPNAGSNAGAGPNAGSAAGAGSNAGSDAGADPNAGSSVGSGIAAGESAGAAAGAGAGPNAGSAVGAGESAGAAAGAGAGPNAGSAVGAGESAGAAAGAGAGPNAGSAVGAGESAAAGAGSNAGSGVGEEGAEEPSSEQPTEAPSSSEQSSEAPSSSEQPCEEPSSSEQPSEAPSSSEQPSEAPSSSEQPCEEPSSSEQPSEAPSSSEQPSEAPSSSEQPSSASPSGSGVGAGVGAGVGAGVGAGAGSGAGAGAGAGAGVGVGAGVGAGVGAGVGAGAGSGAGAGAGAGAGVGAGVGLGAGAGAGAGAGAGAGVGAGVGVGVGAGVGAGAGAGAGAGLHVGVGAGAGAGAGAGAGAGAGAGLHVGVGAGLGAGVGAGLGVGVGAGVGGKVGAGVGAGLGGKVAAGISNLAARINGGAGGRIRVF; via the exons ATGAAGGTAATAGCGTTCTCTCTACTGTACATTGTGGCTTCTACCACAGCCTTTTCG ataaattcttcttttaaaacgAGTGCAGCATTAAAAGGAGGTTCTATCATAAGCAAGATTCCAAGTCCAGGAATAATTGGAGCTATTGGAGTATCACAATCAGGAG GCGCAGCGGCAGGGCTAAGTTCTAATGCAGGATCAAGTGCAGGAGCAGGCGCAGCAGCAGGTGCAGGTGTAGGTGCAGGTGCAGGTGCAGGATCTAATGCAGGATCAGGTCTAGGAGCAGGTTCTAATGCAGGAGCAGGTTCTAATGCAGGATCAGGTGCAGGAGCAGGTCCTAATGCAGGATCAGGTGCAGCAGCAGGTTCTAATGCAGGATCAAATGTAGGATCAAGCATAGCAGCAGGCATAGCAGCAGGCGCAGCCGCAGCCGCAGGAGCAGGTTCTAATGCAGGAGCAGGTCCTAATGCAGGATCAAATGCAGGAGCAGGTCCTAATGCAGGATCAAATTTAGGATCAAGCATAGCAGCAGGCATAGCAGCAGGCGCAGCCGCAGGAGCAGGTTCTAATGCAGGATCAAATGCAGGAGCAGGTTCTAATGCAGGATCAAATGCAGGAGCAGGTCCTAATGCAGGATCAAATGCAGGAGCAGGTCCTAATGCAGGATCAGCCGCAGGAGCAGGTTCTAATGCAGGATCAGATGCAGGAGCAGATCCTAATGCAGGATCAAGTGTAGGATCAGGTATAGCAGCAGGTGAATCAGCAGGCGCAGCCGCAGGTGCAGGAGCAGGTCCTAATGCAGGATCAGCTGTAGGAGCAGGTGAATCAGCAGGCGCAGCCGCAGGTGCAGGAGCAGGTCCTAATGCAGGATCAGCTGTAGGAGCAGGTGAATCAGCAGGCGCAGCCGCAGGTGCAGGAGCAGGTCCTAATGCAGGATCAGCTGTAGGAGCAGGTGAATCAGCAGCCGCAGGTGCAGGTTCTAATGCAGGATCAGGTGTAGGAGAAGAAGGCGCAGAAGAACCTAGCTCTGAACAACCGACCGAAGCACCTAGCAGTTCTGAACAATCCAGTGAAGCACCTAGCAGCTCTGAACAACCATGTGAAGAACCTAGCAGCTCTGAACAACCAAGCGAAGCACCTAGCAGTTCTGAACAACCAAGTGAAGCACCTAGCAGCTCTGAACAACCATGTGAAGAACCTAGCAGCTCTGAACAACCAAGCGAAGCACCTAGCAGTTCTGAACAACCAAGTGAAGCACCTAGCAGCTCTGAACAACCGAGCTCTGCCTCACCAAGTGGATCGGGTGTCGGTGCAGGAGTAGGTGCAGGAGTAGGTGCAGGAGTAGGTGCAGGAGCAGGCTCAGGAGCAGGCGCAGGAGCAGGCGCAGGCGCAGGAGTAG GAGTAGGTGCAGGAGTAG GTGCAGGAGTAGGTGCAGGAGTAGGTGCAGGAGCAGGCTCAGGAGCAGGCGCAGGAGCAGGCGCAGGCGCAGGAGTAGGTGCAGGAGTAGGTTTAGGAGCAGGTGCAGGAGCAGGCGCAGGAGCAGGCGCAGGCGCAGGAGTAGGTGCAGGAGTAGGTGTAGGAGTAGGTGCAGGAGTAGGTGCAGGAGCAGGCGCAGGAGCAGGCGCAGGATTACATGTAGGAGTAGGTGCAGGAGCAGGTGCAGGAGCAGGCGCAGGCGCAGGCGCAGGCGCAGGCGCAGGATTACATGTAGGAGTAGGTGCAGGATTAGGTGCAGGAGTAGGTGCAGGATTAGGTGTAGGAGTCGGCGCAGGAGTAGGTGGAAAAGTAGGTGCAGGAGTAGGCGCAGGATTAGGTGGAAAAGTGGCTGCAGGAATATCAAATCTAGCTGCAAGAATAAATGGAGGAGCAGGAGGTCGTATAAGAGTATTTTAA
- the LOC127062096 gene encoding fibroin heavy chain-like isoform X50, translating to MKVIAFSLLYIVASTTAFSINSSFKTSAALKGGSIISKIPSPGIIGAIGVSQSGGAAAGLSSNAGSSAGAGAAAGAGVGAGAGAGSNAGSGLGAGSNAGAGSNAGSGAGAGPNAGSGAAAGSNAGSNVGSSIAAGIAAGAAAAAGAGSNAGAGPNAGSNAGAGPNAGSNLGSSIAAGIAAGAAAGAGSNAGSNAGAGSNAGSNAGAGPNAGSNAGAGPNAGSAAGAGSNAGSDAGADPNAGSSVGSGIAAGESAGAAAGAGAGPNAGSAVGAGESAGAAAGAGAGPNAGSAVGAGESAGAAAGAGAGPNAGSAVGAGESAAAGAGSNAGSGVGEEGAEEPSSEQPTEAPSSSEQSSEAPSSSEQPCEEPSSSEQPSEAPSSSEQPSEAPSSSEQPCEEPSSSEQPSEAPSSSEQPSEAPSSSEQPSSASPSGSGVGAGVGAGVGAGVGAGAGSGAGAGAGAGAGVGAGVGAGVGAGVGAGAGSGAGAGAGAGAGVGAGVGLGAGAGAGAGAGAGAGVGAGVGVGVGAGVGAGAGAGAGAGLHVGVGAGAGAGAGAGAGAGAGAGLHVGVGAGLGAGVGAGLGVGVGAGVGGKVGAGVGAGLGGKVAAGISNLAARINGGAGGRIRVF from the exons ATGAAGGTAATAGCGTTCTCTCTACTGTACATTGTGGCTTCTACCACAGCCTTTTCG ataaattcttcttttaaaacgAGTGCAGCATTAAAAGGAGGTTCTATCATAAGCAAGATTCCAAGTCCAGGAATAATTGGAGCTATTGGAGTATCACAATCAGGAG GCGCAGCGGCAGGGCTAAGTTCTAATGCAGGATCAAGTGCAGGAGCAGGCGCAGCAGCAGGTGCAGGTGTAGGTGCAGGTGCAGGTGCAGGATCTAATGCAGGATCAGGTCTAGGAGCAGGTTCTAATGCAGGAGCAGGTTCTAATGCAGGATCAGGTGCAGGAGCAGGTCCTAATGCAGGATCAGGTGCAGCAGCAGGTTCTAATGCAGGATCAAATGTAGGATCAAGCATAGCAGCAGGCATAGCAGCAGGCGCAGCCGCAGCCGCAGGAGCAGGTTCTAATGCAGGAGCAGGTCCTAATGCAGGATCAAATGCAGGAGCAGGTCCTAATGCAGGATCAAATTTAGGATCAAGCATAGCAGCAGGCATAGCAGCAGGCGCAGCCGCAGGAGCAGGTTCTAATGCAGGATCAAATGCAGGAGCAGGTTCTAATGCAGGATCAAATGCAGGAGCAGGTCCTAATGCAGGATCAAATGCAGGAGCAGGTCCTAATGCAGGATCAGCCGCAGGAGCAGGTTCTAATGCAGGATCAGATGCAGGAGCAGATCCTAATGCAGGATCAAGTGTAGGATCAGGTATAGCAGCAGGTGAATCAGCAGGCGCAGCCGCAGGTGCAGGAGCAGGTCCTAATGCAGGATCAGCTGTAGGAGCAGGTGAATCAGCAGGCGCAGCCGCAGGTGCAGGAGCAGGTCCTAATGCAGGATCAGCTGTAGGAGCAGGTGAATCAGCAGGCGCAGCCGCAGGTGCAGGAGCAGGTCCTAATGCAGGATCAGCTGTAGGAGCAGGTGAATCAGCAGCCGCAGGTGCAGGTTCTAATGCAGGATCAGGTGTAGGAGAAGAAGGCGCAGAAGAACCTAGCTCTGAACAACCGACCGAAGCACCTAGCAGTTCTGAACAATCCAGTGAAGCACCTAGCAGCTCTGAACAACCATGTGAAGAACCTAGCAGCTCTGAACAACCAAGCGAAGCACCTAGCAGTTCTGAACAACCAAGTGAAGCACCTAGCAGCTCTGAACAACCATGTGAAGAACCTAGCAGCTCTGAACAACCAAGCGAAGCACCTAGCAGTTCTGAACAACCAAGTGAAGCACCTAGCAGCTCTGAACAACCGAGCTCTGCCTCACCAAGTGGATCGGGTGTCGGTGCAGGAGTAGGTGCAGGAGTAGGTGCAGGAGTAGGTGCAGGAGCAGGCTCAGGAGCAGGCGCAGGAGCAGGCGCAGGCGCAGGAGTAGGTGCAGGAGTAG GTGCAGGAGTAGGTGCAGGAGTAGGTGCAGGAGCAGGCTCAGGAGCAGGCGCAGGAGCAGGCGCAGGCGCAGGAGTAGGTGCAGGAGTAGGTTTAGGAGCAGGTGCAGGAGCAGGCGCAGGAGCAGGCGCAGGCGCAGGAGTAGGTGCAGGAGTAGGTGTAGGAGTAGGTGCAGGAGTAGGTGCAGGAGCAGGCGCAGGAGCAGGCGCAGGATTACATGTAGGAGTAGGTGCAGGAGCAGGTGCAGGAGCAGGCGCAGGCGCAGGCGCAGGCGCAGGCGCAGGATTACATGTAGGAGTAGGTGCAGGATTAGGTGCAGGAGTAGGTGCAGGATTAGGTGTAGGAGTCGGCGCAGGAGTAGGTGGAAAAGTAGGTGCAGGAGTAGGCGCAGGATTAGGTGGAAAAGTGGCTGCAGGAATATCAAATCTAGCTGCAAGAATAAATGGAGGAGCAGGAGGTCGTATAAGAGTATTTTAA